Proteins encoded by one window of Candidatus Zixiibacteriota bacterium:
- a CDS encoding PaaI family thioesterase, protein MREVPKYHGCFVCGDKNACGLQARFFFDGEKVLTEAVADERFEGYCGIGHGGITAALLDEVMVKAVLAADVCAVTAEMTVRYHRPVYTGDKLFCTGRVVKQRGRAWFAEGEIVDADGRPFASATGKYIEAEEDFRRLLLRSLE, encoded by the coding sequence ATGAGAGAAGTCCCCAAATATCACGGCTGCTTCGTCTGCGGCGACAAGAATGCCTGCGGACTGCAGGCCCGCTTCTTTTTCGACGGCGAGAAGGTTCTCACCGAGGCTGTGGCCGACGAACGATTCGAGGGCTATTGCGGCATTGGGCACGGCGGCATTACGGCGGCGCTGCTCGACGAGGTGATGGTCAAAGCGGTGTTGGCGGCAGATGTCTGCGCCGTCACGGCCGAAATGACCGTCCGCTACCACCGCCCCGTCTACACCGGCGACAAGCTCTTCTGCACCGGCCGGGTCGTTAAACAGAGGGGCCGGGCGTGGTTTGCCGAAGGCGAGATTGTCGATGCCGACGGCCGCCCCTTCGCCTCCGCCACCGGCAAATACATCGAGGCCGAAGAAGATTTCCGTCGCCTGCTCCTGCGCTCGCTCGAGTGA
- the argF gene encoding ornithine carbamoyltransferase has translation MARSLTQITDLTADEVRRIFDLCARMKSGQIAPKPLAGKAVACIFTKPSLRTRISFEVGINQLGGHALYITDNEIKLGERETIQDAARVLSRYIGMIMIRTFKQSDVEGLAKYASVPVVNGLTDLVHPCQILGDYFTVMESFPGRERFKIAYVGDGNNIVNSWLNLASLIPMDLRIGTAADTQPDGAILRRAQANPASRVLLTEDPKEAVAGADVVYTDVWASMGQKHLAEQKAEKLKKYQLNSSLLALADPKAIVLHCLPAERGREITDEVIDGPHSRVFDEAENRLHIQKAIMTFLLQ, from the coding sequence ATGGCCCGCTCGCTCACGCAGATTACCGACCTGACGGCCGACGAGGTCCGCCGGATTTTCGACCTGTGCGCCCGGATGAAATCGGGGCAGATCGCCCCCAAGCCGCTCGCCGGCAAAGCGGTCGCCTGTATTTTCACCAAACCGTCGCTGCGCACCCGCATCAGTTTCGAAGTCGGCATCAACCAGCTGGGCGGCCACGCCCTCTACATTACCGACAACGAGATCAAGCTGGGTGAACGCGAGACGATTCAGGACGCCGCCCGGGTGCTCTCCCGCTATATCGGCATGATCATGATCCGCACGTTCAAGCAGTCCGACGTCGAGGGCCTCGCCAAGTACGCGTCCGTGCCCGTCGTCAACGGCCTGACCGACCTCGTGCATCCCTGCCAGATTCTCGGCGACTACTTCACCGTCATGGAGAGCTTCCCCGGGCGGGAGCGCTTCAAGATCGCCTACGTGGGCGACGGCAACAACATCGTCAACAGCTGGCTCAACCTGGCCTCGCTGATTCCCATGGATTTGCGGATCGGTACGGCCGCCGACACCCAGCCCGACGGGGCTATTCTCCGGCGCGCCCAGGCAAACCCGGCCAGCCGGGTTCTCCTCACCGAGGACCCTAAAGAAGCGGTCGCCGGGGCCGATGTAGTCTATACCGATGTTTGGGCCTCGATGGGGCAGAAACATCTGGCCGAGCAGAAAGCAGAGAAGCTGAAAAAATACCAACTCAACAGCTCCCTGCTGGCGCTGGCCGATCCGAAAGCTATCGTGTTGCACTGCCTCCCCGCCGAGCGGGGACGCGAGATCACCGACGAAGTGATCGACGGACCGCACTCGCGGGTCTTCGACGAAGCGGAGAACAGGCTGCACATTCAGAAGGCCATCATGACCTTCCTGCTCCAATAG
- a CDS encoding cell wall-active antibiotics response protein, which yields MTGRRATFGIILILLGFLFLLNSLDVMSVGEVLRYLVPLGFIALGIWLIIRRKQQDAALSFEAASAPPPPPPPSPSPAGPAPQTFWAHEGAQSTAAPAGDAPAGGSADPAAPAGGPQFQSPEYGVMRDGKLRYSKLIGDLTVDLRDRAVQHVEVSMGIGDLEIRVHGARLEGGLCRMIVSGFVGDIRILLPPDMAVLAHCSNFIGDIDLLGRRVSGFSSNLDAQTANYAAAERRLYIAANSFLGDIKVYQV from the coding sequence ATGACCGGACGGCGCGCGACATTTGGCATTATCCTCATCCTTCTGGGGTTCCTCTTTCTGTTGAATTCGCTGGACGTGATGTCGGTCGGGGAGGTGCTCCGCTACCTCGTTCCGCTTGGGTTCATTGCGCTGGGAATCTGGCTGATCATCCGGCGCAAGCAGCAGGATGCGGCGCTGAGTTTCGAAGCGGCGTCGGCCCCTCCTCCCCCGCCCCCGCCCTCGCCCTCTCCGGCCGGACCGGCTCCGCAGACTTTCTGGGCGCATGAGGGGGCGCAAAGCACGGCGGCCCCGGCCGGCGACGCACCCGCAGGAGGATCGGCCGATCCGGCGGCCCCGGCCGGCGGACCGCAGTTCCAATCCCCCGAGTACGGTGTCATGCGGGACGGGAAGCTCCGCTACAGCAAGCTGATCGGCGATCTGACCGTCGATCTGCGGGACCGCGCCGTGCAGCACGTCGAGGTTTCGATGGGAATCGGCGATCTGGAAATCCGTGTCCACGGGGCCAGACTGGAGGGGGGGTTGTGCCGGATGATCGTCTCCGGGTTTGTCGGCGATATACGGATCCTGTTGCCGCCCGACATGGCGGTCCTCGCGCACTGCTCGAATTTCATCGGCGACATCGATTTGCTCGGGCGCCGGGTCTCGGGTTTCAGCAGCAATCTCGACGCGCAGACCGCCAACTACGCCGCCGCCGAACGCCGGCTGTACATCGCCGCCAACAGCTTCCTCGGGGACATCAAGGTCTACCAGGTGTAG
- the hslU gene encoding ATP-dependent protease ATPase subunit HslU has protein sequence MNQSYPTPREIVDHLDKYIIGQTQAKKSVAIALRNRWRRQQVPAPLRAEILPNNIIMIGPTGVGKTEIARRLADLAGAPFLKVEASKYTEVGYVGRDVESMIRDLVDIGVNMVKSEKMEELRARAARGASERLLDLLLAPAEPEAPAGDGGERPASDSVRTTRAKLREKLIGGELDEREVEVEAPQSQFPTIEIFSPMGMEELGVNFQELFSGLMPKKTRRRKMSVREAHRFLTAQELDRLVDMDEVIAEALGRVQEAGIIFIDEIDKIAGGGDRTAGPDVSREGVQRDILPIVEGSAVMTKYGMVRTDHILFIAAGAFHSARPSDLIPELQGRFPIRVELDSLTADDFERILTEPKSALVLQYQALLKTEGIRLEFQKEAVRRIAEFAERVNSEAENIGARRLQTVMTTLLEEILFEPPEKKRVVITARMVEKTLSAIIENEDLSRYIL, from the coding sequence ATGAACCAGTCCTACCCCACGCCCCGGGAAATCGTCGACCACCTCGACAAGTACATCATCGGGCAAACCCAGGCCAAGAAATCGGTGGCCATCGCCCTGCGCAACCGCTGGCGGCGGCAGCAGGTCCCGGCGCCGCTCCGGGCCGAGATTCTGCCCAACAACATCATCATGATCGGGCCCACCGGGGTCGGCAAGACCGAGATCGCCCGCCGCCTGGCCGATCTCGCCGGCGCGCCGTTTCTCAAAGTCGAAGCCTCCAAGTACACCGAGGTCGGCTATGTCGGCCGCGACGTCGAGTCGATGATCCGCGACCTGGTCGACATCGGCGTCAACATGGTCAAGTCGGAGAAAATGGAGGAACTCCGTGCCCGCGCCGCCCGCGGCGCCAGCGAACGCCTGCTCGATTTGCTCCTGGCGCCCGCCGAACCGGAGGCTCCGGCCGGGGACGGCGGGGAACGGCCCGCCTCGGATTCGGTCCGCACCACCCGCGCGAAGCTCCGCGAGAAACTCATCGGCGGGGAGCTCGACGAACGCGAGGTCGAAGTCGAGGCCCCCCAGTCCCAGTTCCCCACCATCGAAATCTTCTCCCCCATGGGCATGGAGGAGCTGGGCGTCAACTTCCAGGAGCTCTTCTCCGGGCTGATGCCGAAAAAGACGCGCCGGCGCAAAATGTCGGTGCGCGAGGCCCACCGCTTCCTGACCGCCCAGGAACTCGACCGCCTGGTCGACATGGACGAGGTGATCGCCGAAGCCCTCGGCCGCGTTCAGGAAGCGGGGATCATCTTCATCGATGAAATCGACAAAATCGCCGGCGGCGGCGACCGCACCGCCGGTCCCGACGTTTCCCGCGAGGGCGTACAGCGCGACATCCTCCCTATCGTCGAGGGCAGCGCCGTCATGACCAAGTACGGCATGGTCCGCACCGACCACATTCTCTTCATCGCCGCCGGCGCCTTCCACTCGGCCCGACCCTCCGACCTTATCCCCGAACTCCAGGGGCGCTTCCCCATCCGGGTCGAACTCGACTCGCTGACCGCCGATGATTTCGAGCGCATCCTCACGGAACCCAAATCGGCGCTCGTGCTCCAGTACCAGGCGCTGCTGAAAACCGAGGGGATCCGGCTGGAGTTTCAGAAAGAGGCGGTGCGGCGCATCGCCGAGTTTGCCGAGCGGGTCAACAGCGAAGCGGAAAACATCGGCGCCCGCCGCCTGCAGACGGTCATGACCACGCTGCTCGAAGAAATCCTCTTCGAACCGCCGGAAAAGAAGAGAGTCGTGATTACCGCGAGGATGGTCGAGAAGACCCTCTCGGCCATTATCGAAAACGAAGACCTGAGCCGGTATATCCTGTAG
- the hslV gene encoding ATP-dependent protease subunit HslV, which yields MRTRSTTIIGIIHNGRAAMAGDGQITFEDTIVKARSSKIRTMREGTILCGFAGTAADALALYELLEKKTDEYAGNLARAAVELAKEWRTDKALQRLEAVIAVTDGRHIFLVSGNGDVIEPDDQIVAIGSGGSFALAAARALVWANPKLSADKIAVKALEIAAGICIFTNAHITVETLG from the coding sequence ATGCGCACCCGTTCGACGACGATTATCGGAATCATTCACAACGGCCGCGCGGCCATGGCGGGCGACGGTCAGATCACGTTCGAGGACACGATTGTCAAGGCCCGCTCCTCGAAAATCCGCACCATGCGCGAGGGCACCATCCTCTGCGGCTTCGCCGGCACGGCCGCCGACGCCCTCGCCCTTTATGAACTGCTGGAGAAGAAGACCGACGAGTACGCCGGCAACCTCGCCCGCGCCGCGGTCGAACTGGCCAAAGAATGGCGGACCGACAAGGCGCTTCAGAGACTCGAGGCCGTCATCGCCGTCACCGACGGCCGCCACATTTTTCTCGTCAGCGGCAACGGCGACGTGATCGAACCCGACGACCAGATCGTGGCGATCGGTTCCGGCGGTTCGTTTGCCCTGGCCGCCGCCCGCGCGCTCGTCTGGGCCAACCCCAAACTGAGCGCCGACAAGATCGCGGTCAAAGCGCTCGAGATCGCAGCCGGCATCTGCATCTTCACCAACGCACACATCACTGTGGAAACGCTCGGATGA
- a CDS encoding tyrosine-type recombinase/integrase, producing the protein MLQQDLTAYLGALAEERRCSPRTVEAYRRDLEPWLAFLAEQHAALPGGRPNDPLLLRVYLRRRAEAGVSNRSLARFLSALSGFQKFLAARGRAEVWLFKLPRMKYPARMPRFLPQKEAGRLFEEPPAQQPERTYFYRRDFLMIALLYATGIRREELAGIRPGDLDLRQGLITVTGKGNKVRVVPIGDATLKDVRAYLDDRARFLADRGTACDALLLNRYGGPLSVRSIDRLVKRFGRRCGLDFTPHALRHSFATHLLENGADLMVIKEILGHASLSTTQKYTHVTAEAMKKVYRKAHPRSGSKE; encoded by the coding sequence ATGCTCCAGCAGGATCTGACCGCATATTTGGGCGCTCTCGCCGAGGAGCGCCGCTGTTCCCCTCGGACTGTCGAGGCCTACCGCCGCGACCTTGAACCGTGGCTGGCTTTTCTGGCCGAGCAGCACGCCGCCCTGCCGGGAGGCCGGCCGAACGACCCGCTCCTGCTGCGCGTCTACCTGCGGCGGCGGGCCGAAGCCGGCGTGTCGAACCGCTCGCTCGCCCGTTTTCTGTCGGCCCTCTCCGGTTTCCAGAAATTCCTGGCTGCCCGGGGAAGAGCCGAGGTCTGGCTGTTCAAACTCCCGCGGATGAAGTACCCGGCCAGGATGCCCCGGTTCCTTCCGCAGAAGGAGGCCGGGCGGCTGTTCGAGGAACCGCCGGCCCAACAGCCGGAGCGCACCTATTTCTACCGGCGCGACTTTCTCATGATCGCCCTCCTGTACGCCACCGGCATTCGCCGCGAGGAGCTGGCCGGCATTCGGCCGGGGGATCTCGACCTCCGCCAGGGGCTCATCACGGTCACCGGCAAGGGGAACAAGGTCCGCGTCGTCCCCATCGGCGACGCAACGCTCAAGGATGTGCGCGCCTACCTCGATGACCGCGCCCGATTTCTCGCCGACCGGGGCACCGCCTGCGACGCCCTGCTGTTGAACCGGTATGGCGGCCCGCTGTCGGTGCGGTCGATCGACCGCCTGGTGAAACGGTTCGGGCGGAGGTGCGGGCTGGATTTCACCCCCCACGCCCTGCGCCACTCGTTCGCCACCCACCTGCTGGAAAACGGCGCCGACCTGATGGTGATAAAGGAAATCCTCGGCCACGCGTCCCTCTCGACCACCCAGAAGTACACCCACGTGACCGCGGAAGCGATGAAGAAAGTCTACCGCAAGGCGCACCCGCGCTCCGGAAGCAAAGAGTGA
- the topA gene encoding type I DNA topoisomerase encodes MAKNLVIVESPAKSKTLARFLGKDFDIMATIGHVMDLPKSKLGVDVKNNFQPDYTVIEGKQKVITELKKAAKKAETVYLAPDPDREGEAIAWHVANSIGNSHKAKFRRVTFNEITKGAVLEAIANPREIDMNLVNAQQARRVLDRIVGYTVSPFLWKTVARNLSAGRVQSVALRLVCEREAEINAFVSQEYWQLTAELETAGKERLEARLYKIGERSVVKPGDSNDNGNKMSIGSENEVRGYMAELEKESWVVAEIKNTERIRRPSAPFITSTLQQEAAKAFGFSPKVTMRLAQELYEGVDIGQEGPTGLITYMRTDSTRIANEALKAARELIARDYGKAYLPPKPQVYSKKQNAQDAHEAIRPTYLALPPDKVKRFLNARQFKLYSLIWNRFVASQMNPARYDVETIDIAAGRFLFRAAAQRLTFDGYLKIYHEEVEADDNGNGNGAAAALPRLAEKDPLRLLELRPNQSFTKPPARYSEAALVKRLEADGIGRPSTYASIISTLRDRKYVKLEQRKLAPTELGLTVNKILVENLPKLFNVKFTAEMEKELDLIEDGTDDWVKVLNEFYEPFKKSIEVLKGRQKEIKEAMTEETDIKCEKCGSPMVIKWGRNGRFLACSAYPECKSTRPLPEEEAARKTDEVCEKCGAPMVIKTGRFGRFLACSAYPNCKNTKAITLGIACPQDGCKGQLVEKRTRGGKIFYGCSAYPSCKFATWDKPVPHPCPHCAYPFLVAKESKAKGEYLQCPRCKAVIAPDSVEAHTPAH; translated from the coding sequence ATGGCGAAAAACCTGGTCATAGTCGAGTCTCCGGCCAAGTCGAAAACCCTCGCACGCTTCCTCGGCAAGGATTTCGACATCATGGCCACGATCGGCCACGTTATGGACCTCCCCAAGTCCAAGCTGGGCGTCGACGTCAAGAACAACTTCCAGCCGGACTACACGGTGATCGAGGGGAAGCAGAAGGTCATCACCGAGCTCAAGAAGGCCGCCAAGAAGGCCGAGACCGTCTATCTCGCTCCCGACCCCGACCGCGAGGGCGAGGCGATTGCCTGGCATGTCGCCAACTCGATCGGCAACAGCCATAAGGCCAAGTTTCGCCGCGTCACTTTCAACGAAATCACCAAGGGCGCAGTCCTCGAGGCGATCGCCAATCCGCGCGAGATCGACATGAATCTCGTCAACGCCCAGCAGGCCCGCCGCGTCCTCGACCGCATCGTCGGATACACCGTCTCCCCGTTCCTCTGGAAGACGGTCGCCCGCAACCTCTCGGCCGGGCGCGTGCAGTCGGTCGCCCTCCGCCTTGTGTGCGAGCGCGAAGCCGAGATCAACGCTTTCGTCTCCCAGGAATACTGGCAGCTCACAGCCGAACTCGAGACCGCCGGGAAGGAGCGTCTCGAGGCCCGCCTCTACAAGATCGGCGAGCGGAGCGTGGTCAAACCCGGCGATTCCAACGACAACGGCAACAAGATGTCGATCGGCTCCGAGAACGAGGTGCGCGGCTACATGGCGGAGCTGGAGAAAGAATCCTGGGTCGTCGCCGAGATCAAGAACACCGAGCGCATCCGCCGCCCCTCCGCGCCCTTCATCACCTCGACCCTTCAGCAGGAGGCGGCCAAGGCGTTCGGGTTTTCGCCCAAAGTCACGATGCGCCTGGCCCAGGAGCTCTACGAGGGGGTCGATATCGGGCAGGAGGGGCCGACCGGTCTGATCACCTACATGCGCACCGACTCGACGCGCATCGCCAACGAGGCCCTCAAGGCCGCCCGCGAACTGATCGCCCGCGACTACGGCAAGGCCTACCTGCCGCCCAAACCGCAGGTGTACTCGAAAAAGCAGAACGCCCAGGACGCCCACGAGGCGATCCGGCCCACCTATCTCGCGCTCCCGCCCGACAAGGTCAAGCGCTTCCTCAACGCCCGCCAGTTCAAGCTCTACAGCCTGATCTGGAACCGCTTCGTCGCCTCGCAGATGAACCCGGCCCGCTACGACGTCGAGACCATCGACATCGCCGCCGGCCGCTTCCTCTTCCGGGCCGCCGCGCAGCGGCTCACGTTCGACGGCTACCTGAAGATCTACCATGAGGAAGTTGAGGCGGATGACAACGGCAACGGCAACGGCGCCGCCGCGGCTCTGCCCCGGCTGGCCGAAAAGGATCCCCTCCGGCTCCTCGAGCTCCGGCCGAACCAGTCGTTCACGAAGCCGCCGGCCCGCTACTCCGAGGCCGCCCTGGTGAAGCGGCTTGAGGCCGACGGCATCGGCCGCCCCTCCACCTACGCCTCCATCATTTCCACCCTCCGCGACCGGAAATATGTCAAGCTCGAACAACGCAAGCTTGCGCCGACCGAACTCGGCCTGACGGTGAACAAGATCCTCGTGGAAAACCTTCCCAAACTCTTCAACGTCAAATTCACCGCCGAGATGGAGAAAGAGCTCGACCTCATCGAAGACGGCACCGATGACTGGGTGAAGGTTCTCAATGAGTTCTACGAGCCTTTCAAGAAATCCATCGAGGTTCTCAAGGGACGGCAGAAGGAAATCAAGGAGGCGATGACCGAGGAAACCGACATCAAGTGCGAGAAGTGCGGTTCGCCGATGGTCATCAAGTGGGGGCGCAACGGCCGGTTCCTCGCCTGCTCCGCCTACCCCGAGTGCAAGTCCACCCGCCCGCTTCCGGAAGAAGAGGCTGCCCGCAAGACCGATGAAGTGTGCGAGAAGTGCGGAGCGCCGATGGTCATCAAGACCGGCCGGTTCGGCCGCTTCCTCGCCTGCTCGGCCTACCCGAACTGCAAGAATACCAAGGCGATCACGCTCGGTATCGCCTGCCCGCAGGACGGCTGCAAAGGACAGCTTGTTGAAAAACGCACCCGCGGCGGCAAAATCTTCTACGGCTGTTCCGCCTACCCGTCGTGCAAGTTCGCCACCTGGGACAAGCCGGTGCCGCACCCCTGCCCGCACTGCGCATACCCCTTCCTTGTGGCCAAGGAATCCAAGGCGAAGGGCGAATACCTCCAGTGCCCCCGGTGCAAGGCGGTGATCGCCCCGGACTCGGTCGAGGCCCACACCCCGGCACACTAA
- the rpoZ gene encoding DNA-directed RNA polymerase subunit omega: MKKVPIEQIEKTGLNRYEAVIVASKYARKLNTKRLTLLEQMEDNPEIDIDSRKITMVALNDLIEGKVKFERPR, encoded by the coding sequence GTGAAGAAAGTCCCGATCGAGCAGATCGAAAAAACCGGCCTCAATCGTTATGAAGCGGTCATTGTCGCCTCCAAGTATGCGCGCAAGCTCAACACCAAGCGCCTCACCCTGTTGGAGCAGATGGAAGACAACCCGGAGATCGACATCGACTCCCGGAAGATTACCATGGTGGCGCTGAATGACTTAATCGAGGGGAAGGTCAAATTCGAACGCCCCCGCTGA
- the gmk gene encoding guanylate kinase — MTPTGKGKVVIISSPSGGGKSSICRQLLERNPAWRFSVSYTTRSRRPDEVHGREYFFVSADEFRRLAKQDFFAEHCRVHLYEYGTPKKPLEDVRAEGGVVLLDIDVQGAEKIKAVFADAITIFILPPSIAALRSRLSTRGTETQEQLQVRFENATREMRLWRRFEYAVINDTLATAVREVESAIIAHHCRTDRLAPEQIENIIG; from the coding sequence ATGACCCCGACCGGAAAAGGAAAAGTCGTCATCATTTCATCCCCCTCGGGCGGCGGCAAGTCCTCGATTTGCCGCCAGCTCCTGGAGCGAAACCCCGCCTGGCGGTTCTCGGTCTCCTACACCACGCGCAGCCGCCGGCCGGATGAAGTCCACGGCCGCGAGTATTTCTTCGTCTCGGCCGACGAATTTCGCCGTCTGGCCAAGCAGGATTTTTTCGCGGAACACTGCCGTGTTCATTTGTATGAATACGGGACGCCGAAGAAACCGCTGGAGGACGTGCGGGCCGAGGGCGGCGTCGTGCTCCTCGATATCGATGTCCAGGGCGCGGAGAAGATCAAGGCGGTGTTTGCCGACGCGATCACGATCTTCATCCTCCCCCCGTCGATCGCGGCGCTGCGCAGCCGCCTGAGCACGCGCGGAACCGAGACGCAGGAACAGCTTCAGGTGCGGTTCGAAAACGCCACCCGGGAGATGCGCCTGTGGCGGCGTTTCGAGTACGCCGTGATCAACGATACCCTTGCGACCGCCGTGCGCGAGGTCGAGTCGGCCATCATCGCCCACCACTGCCGTACCGACCGCCTGGCGCCGGAACAAATAGAAAACATCATTGGTTAA
- a CDS encoding YicC family protein: protein MDSMTGFGKAEFKSALGTFTVEVSSVNNRFLEVSARLPRQFSAMEPKVRELVGRHVNRGKVYIYVGFSEGEENTDRFSINVKAAAAYARQLAALRDQLHIGGEVTIGDLLVFPEVVKSDETAFEDEEIWEQLEAPLAEAMTALVRMRRREGEAMARDMKQRLDQIKEITRAVEKEAAQSVDRYRDRLLVRISELAETIQLDPNRLEQEVALQAERSDITEECTRMFSHIDQYDADLRRDDPVGKRLNFILQEMNREANTIASKCTEASITRLVISMKEEIEKLRELVQNVE, encoded by the coding sequence ATGGATTCAATGACCGGTTTCGGCAAGGCCGAATTCAAGTCTGCACTGGGTACGTTCACCGTGGAGGTTTCCAGCGTGAACAACCGTTTCCTGGAGGTATCCGCCCGATTGCCGAGGCAGTTTTCGGCGATGGAGCCAAAAGTGCGCGAGTTGGTCGGCCGCCATGTGAATCGCGGCAAAGTCTACATCTATGTCGGATTCTCCGAAGGGGAGGAGAATACCGATCGATTCTCTATTAATGTGAAGGCCGCCGCGGCCTATGCTCGCCAACTGGCCGCCCTGCGCGACCAACTCCATATCGGGGGTGAGGTTACGATCGGCGACCTGCTCGTGTTCCCCGAGGTTGTCAAAAGCGACGAAACCGCTTTCGAGGACGAGGAAATCTGGGAGCAGCTCGAGGCCCCGCTGGCTGAGGCCATGACCGCTCTCGTGCGCATGCGGCGCCGCGAGGGAGAAGCTATGGCGCGCGATATGAAGCAGCGTCTCGACCAGATCAAGGAGATCACCCGGGCGGTCGAGAAGGAGGCTGCCCAGAGTGTCGACCGCTACCGCGACCGCCTCCTCGTCAGAATCTCGGAACTCGCTGAAACTATTCAGCTTGACCCCAACCGCCTGGAACAGGAAGTGGCCCTCCAGGCCGAGCGCTCCGACATCACCGAGGAGTGCACCCGTATGTTCAGCCACATCGACCAGTATGACGCCGACCTGCGGCGCGATGATCCGGTCGGCAAACGGCTCAACTTCATCCTCCAGGAGATGAATCGCGAAGCCAACACCATTGCCTCCAAGTGTACCGAGGCCTCGATTACCCGCCTGGTGATCTCCATGAAAGAAGAAATCGAGAAACTGCGCGAACTCGTGCAAAATGTGGAATAA